The Rhopalosiphum maidis isolate BTI-1 chromosome 1, ASM367621v3, whole genome shotgun sequence genome has a segment encoding these proteins:
- the LOC113549393 gene encoding THO complex subunit 4-like — protein MDLSLDELIKSKRSTSRGGRRGGGRQGGSRGGGVKRGGGGGGGSNFRSNGAAGGGGGPMRRGRPMARRSNGFSPYSKGDVNGSWTHDMYEGPKRQQMRGGLSTTNIHKIVISNLDFGVTSTDIQELFDEFGPLKTATVHYDRSGRSLGTADVVFDSKNAALKAVRQYNNVPLDGRPMKIELATDLSTVANLATRLSRPAQLPIRGTRGGVRGNRGNSRGGRGNSRGNTRGRGGGSSRGGRNNEKKMPNKDELDAQLDSFIKSKNN, from the exons ATGGATTTAAGTTTGGACGAATTAATCAAGAGCAAACGGTCAACGTCTCGTGGTGGACGTCGTGGTGGCGGAAGACAAGGCGGTTCTAGAGGCGGTGGTGTCAAACGCGGAGGCGGTGGTGGCGGAGGATCGAATTTCCGATCAAATGGTGCTGCCGGCGGTGGCGGAGGTCCTATGCGCAGAGGCAGACCGATGGCTAGGCGTTCAAATGGATTTAGTCCTTATTCCAAG ggtgATGTAAATGGATCATGGACTCATGATATGTACGAAGGACCTAAAAGACAACAAATGAGGGGTGGCCTATCTACTACCAATATTCATAAGATAGTCATCTCTAATTTAGATTTTGGAGTTACATCAACTGATATACAG gAACTTTTTGATGAATTTGGACCTTTAAAAACTGCTACAGTTCATTATGATAGATCAGGAAGATCATTAGGAACAGCAGATGTTGTTTTTGATAGTAAGAATGCTGCATTGAAAGCAGTTCGTCAATATAACAACGTACCCCTggatg GTCGTCCTATGAAGATAGAACTTGCTACGGACTTATCTACTGTTGCCAATCTTGCTACACGCCTAAGTAGACCAGCGCAATTGCCAATCCGGGGAACTCGTGGTG gAGTTAGAGGTAATCGTGGTAACTCCAGAGGTGGTCGTGGTAATAGCCGTGGCAACACCAGAGGACGAGGCGGAGGCAGTAGCAGAGGTGGCaggaataatgaaaaaaagatGCCAAATAAAGATGAATTAGATGCACAACTTGATAGCTTTATAAAAAGCAAGAATAACTGa
- the LOC113561039 gene encoding ubiquitin-conjugating enzyme E2 S: MSSISNVENLSPQTIRRLVREQEELIKDPPEGIRIVVNDSDVTDIQAFIDGPAGTPYAGGRFNVKLVLGKDFPHTPPKAYFLTKIFHPNVASSGEICVNTLKRDWKQDLGIKHILLTIKCLLIVPNAESALNEEAGKLLLEEYDHYFQRAQMITEIHAPIPKSMKIGREDDSSDGPLAKKHAGSKTLEKKKITKDKRKTLKRL; encoded by the exons ATGAGTTCC ATTTCCAACGTCGAAAACCTGTCACCGCAAACTATCCGCAGACTAGTCCGGGAACAAGAAGAACTGATAAAAGACCCTCCAGAAGGTATACGGATTGTCGTCAATGATTCTGATGTCACCGATATCCAAGCATTCATCGACGGTCCCG CGGGTACACCATATGCGGGCGGTCGGTTTAATGTAAAGTTGGTGTTGGGTAAAGATTTTCCACACACACCACCAAAGGCATATTTCCTTACCAAAATTTTCCATCCCAACGTTGCAAGCAGTGGTGAAATATGTGTCAACACTTTGAAAAGGGATTGGAAACAAGATTTAGGAATAAAACATATTCTTCtt acgattaaatgtttattaatagtcCCAAATGCAGAATCCGCTTTAAATGAAGAAGCTGGCAAACTTCTATTAGAAGAATATGACCATTATTTCCAAAGAGCACAAATGATAACAGAAATTCATGCACCG ATACCAAAGAGTATGAAGATAGGACGAGAAGATGATTCAAGCGATGGTCCATTAGCAAAAAAACATGCTGGTAGTAAAACattagaaaagaaaaaaattactaaagacAAAAggaaaacattaaaaagactttag